The Hevea brasiliensis isolate MT/VB/25A 57/8 unplaced genomic scaffold, ASM3005281v1 Scaf587, whole genome shotgun sequence genomic sequence TCGAAAATTTAACTACTTGAATTAgttctaaaaaaataatttcccAAATACAACCCAATTGGATTAGTTCTCAAATTGCAAggaaaaattgaataattatgaTAAGTGAAAGCACCTAATCGAACAAGCTGAATCCCATATCCTCATCACTCTCTTCTTTCGGCTCCTCCTGTAAAACAAGAAGATTTGCATAAATTAAAAGTAAACTCATCTATTTTATGGATCTTATCATTATCTGTGtaaaatgaaatgaaagaaaaaatagcAGCTTCTTAAAGAGAAAAAGGGCAAACCTTCTTCTCCTCAACAGCAGGAGCAGTGGCAGTGGCACCACCAGCACCGGCAGCAGGAGCAGCAATGGTAGGAGTAGCAGCGCCACTAGAACCAATGTTCATCATAAGATCGTTAAGGTTCCTCTTCTCCGCCAACTTGGCAAATAGACTAGGCCAGTACGCTTCCACCGCTACGTTGGCCGTCTTCACCAATGTAGCTATCTTCTCAGCCTGAATTTCACAAATTTGTTTTCAACGATTTCCCCAAAGCAAAAATATTAAACCATGAAAAAGAATAACCGACAGCCAACGTAGAGGGAGAAACTTACAGTGACGGCGATTCCATCATCGTGGAGGATCAAAGTAGCGCAAGTGCAGGCGATCTCTCCGGCGGACATTGTTGAAAACTCTTGAGCAGAAATCAAAAAACCCTAAAAGAATAGAGAAGTAGAGGGAGAGAGTAGAGGCTGGTTAAGATGCAATGGGGCTTATATCAACTTATATTTATAGGTCTAGGGTTTTGACTTTGAAATGTGGTACGAAAGGAAGACCCAGTGGAGCATTTCGGCCTGCAGCAAAAGGGCCCAATAGATGCCTGTATTCTAAACTCTTTTTAAGACTGTTTGAGAAGaggttttaaaattataatataaggtTCGGTTTGTTTCACATATTTTTTAATGTTTGaggtacttaaaaatttaaattaataaaaaatatttttttattaaaaaaattaaattatttttttttgaaaataattttttcttttaaaaaattttaaaaatatttatataaaataaatatatattattaatttaacattgtaattaaataacagaaatatttttcataaatggGTTGTATTTTTTTTTGCTCGCAACTCATTAATTTAataggttgaaaaaaaaaatgtaaaaatatttaaaatctcttctcctactaaataacaaaaaattatgaagttttgaaaataatgaaaaacaTTACTTCTCCTCTGCCGAAACTAGAATAATTGTCTATTCTATATCAATAAGAGTCTACTTGCCATATTGTTACAACTAAATATtcctttaaatatattaattataaagtattaaaaataatctaaaattataattaatatattttaattataaaaactttaaaataactaataatttttaaagtattttttaaatacttaaaataatattaaaaaaaaagtttttttttaatctcCTAATTCAACTCTATTTATCTTAACTTATAAActgatcaaattaatttataattttaaactaatctgtttatttaaaatatttttaaagcttataaattataagaaaaatataCAAGCTGAAAGAGAGCAAATTTTTAGTTCAGTGCTTGAAAGATAAGTTAATTTGatctaatattttatatattatttctaattaattttataattttaccaTATATGTTTATTGTATAATTCtcattttcattttaaaaaatttattttcctacactaatttaaataaattatttacattaattttaataaatttaaaaattaatttttatttatttttataaaatgtcaaatatttacttatttaatttaaaactaaattatattacaatataattgaaatatatttcgataatattattataaaatattgaagttaatataatttattatttgagaaaataatttaatatatttttaattatttcaataataTACTTATAAATTATTTCTTTATAAATTACTTTTTTACCAAACGCATCAACTATATATGAACGTCTTAACAAAAAACAactgcttaaaattttaaatatttgcaaacacaaattaatttataaatattaagtatttataaacaCCTTCAAACCAGTTGATACCTACACACATCATGAGTACGTAGGCACCACAAAATACCATGTCAAATAGACAAAGTCATCCAACACTCCATGATAGAAGAAATCAAATCAGAACATTCACTAGAATGATTCTAGAGATGGCAATCTGAGTTGATAAACTGAAGTTTAATAGGAAAAGGACAATTAAATGAACGATGCAGTAGTTCCACGAATTGACACTAGAATGATCACGCCAAATATTCAATACCTAGTTCTAAGTTTTTCAACAAGACATTTTTATGTAATAATCCCATGCAATATCTGGTCAAATTTCCTCTTAAGTCCATCTTACAGGCCATGAAGAATTTTCACTGGAATTTTAAATTATTCAGCCACCTTCAGATCTATCTCCTTCCTCACCAAGAGTCATTTACCATTGGGAGATCCTGACGCTGACCTTGACCTTGCTCTGCTTATTCCATGACCACAAAATGAAATAAGAAATAAATACAGAACTTTTTTTTTGTAAAAAGGAGAAAATGAAACAGAAAATAGAGACCAAATTTGTAGCTCAACTCTGAATACCTGGGTGATTTAACAGGTGATGCTGATCTAGACTTTGACACTGATCTTGATGGCGATCGTTCCAATGACTTACTGTACGAGAAGATAGCAAGGCTTGAAGCACTCAGGCAAAAGAAGTTACAATGTGTTTGAACCAAATGAGCATGAAATTCATTTGATTTGCAAATGAAATTTATAAAGGCTTCAtttggaaaaaaataaaaaaaattcaattcaattctcacatactaatattatttttggcataatttctatttattttaaaatgattttttttaagtTAACAAGAATTGAATTCTTTCGCCTATTAGGCTTCCAAATTTGAGAATGAATTCTTATAAAATCCTAATTACCAAACGAGGGGAAAAAGAATTCATTTGTAAGTAAATATTATGGCTGCAtttgaaataaatcatttgtaagaaaagaattcaattgaattctcacACTATCATACTTGCTTtctatttctttgaaaatgaaaaatttttctatgtttAAAATAGTTGAATTATTTCATTCTATACATGAGAGTTGACTAAAAAgaaatcaattaaattgaattcttGTAAAATTCTAGATTCCAAGCAAGGGGTACAACTTCATTAGGTtagaattcatttacaaattctatcaattttaataaattttgggCCAAGCTTAATGATGCAGTCAAGTAAAAGAAGAtttaggaattattttgatttgttTTTAATCGTGAAACGAAAATATTGAGTTCAAATTGTCTATTACAATTTCTATTAGGATGCTTAGGTTTCTATTATTTaggaaataatttatattttggtattttatttattctgGGAATTGTTGGTATTTTAGCCATGTACTTATAAAtgaattccataaaattttaaagaattaattTCAACAAACAAGCTTTTAAAAAACACATTAAAGAAATGCACATATATAACACAAGCACACCTTCGGTTCCTTCTTGGACTCCTGCTTCTGCTGCGGCTTCTACTACGGCTCCTTGATGGAGTACGCTCATACCTCTTCACCTGTAATTGTAAAGgtacatattaaaaataaaataaaggaacAATTCAGAATGCACTTTTATTTGAAGCCTTCAGACAATAATAATATCTCATATATGCCCAAATCATCTTCAAGCAGACAGTAAGTTATGTTTGTTTCCCAAAAAGCATGCCAGCTTTAACGCCTCCTTGTTGCAAATATTTATAATAGTCCAGAATAGGGGCAGGGATGGCCAAAAGAATTAACTTCTAGCTGACCaataaaattttagattaaatgATTACCCGAATATAAGCTCTAGCCCAAGGATTTTTAAACTCACTGTCATCCAGCTTCCGAATCTGCATAACAGAAGCTCAAGTCAGTTATTATTTAAccgagaaaaaaaatgaaaaaaaacccAACTAgtagcccccccccccccccccccccacacacacacacacaccctgTCCAATCAACTCTTAGTTTAAGTAAGAGTGGTTGGAGGAAGAACAACTTACGGAGTACTTCATGTCTTCATAATTAGTATAATCAACAATACCAAAAGTCCCTGAATAAACAGGAAGAAACAGTGCCATTTCAGTTAGGAATATGAGGTGCAAAGCTCATTAAATGTTTAGTACAGAATAATTCAATTCAACAAAAAGCAGGACGTGAAATAAattccagtaaattgcaataaaaaatGCTAAAATATGAACACATTTATGAATAGTTACTCTAGTAAAAAGGAATACCATCACCGTCTCGAGAAACTTCAGCAAAGCACACATCACCCGCTTTTGATATGATCCTGAAATCACTTTATTGATCAGCTAACAAATACGCTAAAACAAAAACAATGTGCTAGTTGGTTGAAAATCAAAAGTTTTCAAACCTTCAAATCTTGCCAGGAAGCAGAAGATGGGAGTCCACGAACAATAACTGCAATCAAATACGCAAACTTTGAAGTTCAGAATAAAACTACAAGTAACTGTACGCAAAGACAGACAAGTATCTTTGCACAGCATTGTCAATCCTTCTAGCAAGAAACTAATATTCTCACAACAAACCTCGAAATTCTGAATGGCGTGAGATGCCATACCGACCCCCACTCGCACCACCATAGCCACCACGACGATCACTTGAAGATTGCCCTCTACCACCATGGGCAAGCTCAACCTGGGTGAACAATAATGAGAAACCAACAATGGAAACCAGATAGAGAACACACATTAAAAAGTTGGAAGTACTTAGTACCCTCAAACGACAGCCATCAAAATTATATCCATCACGACCCCTGATTGCATCTTCTGCATCCCGAGCATTCTCAAACTGCAAAACAAACAAACAGTAATCCAAAATAAATGCTTGCTTCTCCCATCTTTCCTTAGAATTAGAAAGAAATGAAGCTTTTCTCTGTGTATGCACAATCAAAAGTGTAAGAGTTTTACCTCCACAAAACAATAACAAGGAGGACGAGGTGGAATCTTCAACTCAATATCCAGTATGCGGCCATACTAAAAAGAAAGTTACATTCATAGAGATTAGCCATACCATCATAACTGTAAAGATATGCAAAACGAAGTGAAATAATTTGgggtaaaaaaaagaagaagaagaatagcaAATATTATCTGAATTGAATCATATCcagaaatttttattttcataattactaAGACTAGTATCAGGTGCTAACTATTACCAGGAATCTACAAATCAAAAACACTCTGTCCACCAGGTCAAGAATGATCTATGTGAGTAAAGAAAAGTGTGAATTTTGTAACagtaaacacatcttttgatgtTTAAAAATGATAGAAGATAACGAAAAGATAATAATTTTGATGTTCAGTGAAGTTCCAACTTCAGACTCATACATAAATACTTTATTATGGGTAAGAAATCACAATTATTATTTCTCAAGCACAAAATGAGAAAGGAATACCcatataatattcataacaatgaACCTTATTGTTCATATAACATCAATTATATACAATTCATCAGAATGAATGAACCTTATTGTTCATCTAACATCAATTAAATACTGCAAATAAAGCATTCAAATCAAACCTTGTAAAATAGATCTTCAACTTCCCCTTCTCTTATATCTGATGGCAAGTTGCCAACATAAATTGTCCGAGAAAAGCGGCCACTCATTTCTGCTACCACAGGAATATAGCAAAGCTTTCACTGCAAAGAGCAAATCAATCACATAAATAGAGAAAAACTTCCTCAACTTTTCAGAAATACAGCAACTCCATTCACTCCTGATCCATTTATCATCAGCATTCTGACGATAGTGAAATTAGCAAAACCAAAAACTATGAAGCAAACCAAGTGAGCAATCCTCCATGTGAGCGGTGCTCCAAAAGCTCCATTGCTCATTTGCTCCAAGATGCTCCAAAGCtataataaatttgaaatttattttgatcTCCTCATCCTCCCCTGAATTTTTGCAGGCGTATAGTTCTTCTGAGGGTGAGCAACAATCtccatttataaaaaataatacccATTAGTCCACCCTGATTCTCCCACTCCCTCTCTATATCCCTATGTATGATTGCAAAGCTCAAATTTGTCCAAGCGCTTGTCATCTATCATAAAGAAAGCATTTGTGTCATGAGATCAGGTAAGCTTGACATATATTTATGCATTCACCTTGCTCAGTTCTCTTTTTCAacaatttgaagaaaaaaaatcccGGAAAATAGATATAGCATCCCCCAGTTCCATTAATTTTTGTCAAACAATGAAACTCCAAAACAAATCATCTTCAGGGAGAGAAGGGGGGACATGTTACTTTGTCAACCTGtcatttaaatttttcttttggTAATAGAGCAGAGCTTTATTGACAAACAACACAGGCATGATGTGAATCAAGAAAACTTTGGCCTGTAGCGTTCAATATATAATGGATAGATATAAGTTGTGTAGTCATTTTTactgaaattttatttattagcACAGCTGGTGCTTTGCAGATCCAGAAATACTTATCACTAAGCGCAAAATTTGTGTATATAGctatatatgtgtgtatatataggCGGCTATATATTTACTCAACCAAAAAAAGATAAATATCTACAGAAACGGGTGGGGATCAATGGGGGCACTTGCCACCATTTCTCCCAATGCGGATCCGCCACTAAGCACAGCTATGGAATAACCTAAATTGATAATATACTGGAATTCCCTATTTTCATAATACTAATTAAAGAAATAGTAATACCCAATGTAGCTGATATGAATCTGGGTGCCCTCCTATGATACTTATACATCTGCTACCAAAACTTAAAATCATTTTGCAACAACCATAATACCATATGCAAGACAGCAATAAATGAAAACTAGCGTCAGGTACATCTATCACTGAGCTTGAGTAATCAAAGTGAGTGCCTTTGAATATGGCTCTCATATAGCAATACGCTCAATTTCACTGAACTCTCGTTTATCATCAAGAATCCTTCTTTGACCATATCTGTTAACTTAATCCACTAATGTCCTCTAAGTAGAAAATTACTTACAttgcaaagagagagagagagagagagagagagagagagagatgcccATGATCAGAAAGCAAGTTAATTTTTAAAGTTCTCTTCATGGAAATGCATGAGGAGACATTCTGAATCCTGATTTCTAATACCTTGACCACTATTCGAGAATGACAATCATGTACGGATTTCTTATTCATGATTTCTCATCTACATTCCCTACATTTAGGGGCATCCAACCGAATGAGGAAATGAATAGTTAATTCCCATTCCTAATCCCCAAAAACCAAATGGGAACACCATCTTCATCATTGCAGATATCCTACTGTTCCAAACTAAAATTCAGGCATTCCAAACTGATATCAAAACAATAAGACAACCCAGAAAAAAGTAAACAATCACAACCAGTTGCTGATAAAAAAATCTCAGAACAATAACaacaattcattcaaaattatGTTATATGCTGATTCTACCCAGAAATTGACAAGAAACTCCAAAGCAATTACAGTCTCAGCTAAGCAAAAAGGGGATAGACAGCAGCACCCACTTATCAAGACTGGTAGAAATAAAAAATTCACATCTCAAAACCCTAAGATAaaaagagagatagagagagtggAGCTTTGACGACATTGTACCGAAAGAGCTGAGAGCAAGAGTAGAGAAACGGACTGGTGTGGAGCGAGCAATCCAGTCCACAGGCTTCGTTCAGCGAACCGAGCAGCTTGCGTTGATGCAACTTCAGGAGGGTCTAGGGTTTCTTTTCGTGGTTTCTGTCAACGCCTTGGGCCAAACGTGGTACTGCATTTGTGAATTTTATAGTAAAAATAAGGCAAAAAGACATTTCATGCCCCTACAATTACTC encodes the following:
- the LOC131177571 gene encoding 60S acidic ribosomal protein P1-like: MSAGEIACTCATLILHDDGIAVTAEKIATLVKTANVAVEAYWPSLFAKLAEKRNLNDLMMNIGSSGAATPTIAAPAAGAGGATATAPAVEEKKEEPKEESDEDMGFSLFD